The following coding sequences lie in one Mycoplasma tauri genomic window:
- a CDS encoding GGDEF domain-containing protein, with protein MNKINLLKRNKNVILASLFLVFSIIILVCGIILIMKTENYVWVWGILAFLASGLGIAFSLILISKHYWTRNAIVKKSFNYFMDEVISHNSLGLIVYDHKNYILWTSAFFKNRFGRNWIGETLNNFFEDYSIYFEIGQQNFSFEFQGFTYEATIWPLKNCISIKDVTFEKQLEKIYRDQLSVIGEMEIDNYQLYNSILSEEEIYKVNQEFISILDELVVNYNFTYRQYTSGKFIIFTNKESIDKMSKINFSFLSRIHNVLSESKTNNILVSVSAGFAVGFKNLWEKTEQAKSALLQAQSRGGDQVAIFSKNENPKYFGSSSEILYDISRTKIKSLANNIEQKLKSPKIKKVICYGHANADLDAIGASLGIWTLAKQFNKEAYICSTTQDSTTSKAIEKLIPDAEYDEIFIKPQAANKITDDQTLVFLLDNSDIKRTDNKDCITNTKVNNIFILDHHRLGSSVDFCPKMNRYIDSAASSTSEIVTEILMFVQKKIKLQHFISQMLLNGIYLDTLQFTKHVSSRTFSAAAWLEERGADSSKSSESLKMDASTWEQINDLLMNIQEVKPYYYLAYKDVALSNDVISIAAEEILKISGRKAAFVVAKLKGTNIYKMSARGLGVNVQLIAEAVGGGGHYGTAAATTIEDFETFINNIKHAIVSEKNESNTY; from the coding sequence ATGAATAAAATTAATTTATTGAAAAGGAATAAAAATGTAATATTAGCATCACTTTTTTTAGTGTTTTCAATAATTATTTTAGTTTGCGGAATTATTCTTATTATGAAAACCGAAAACTACGTTTGAGTTTGAGGTATTTTAGCTTTTTTAGCTAGTGGTTTGGGCATTGCATTTTCATTAATACTTATAAGTAAGCATTATTGGACAAGAAATGCAATTGTTAAAAAATCGTTTAATTATTTTATGGATGAAGTTATTAGTCATAATTCATTGGGATTAATAGTTTATGATCACAAGAATTATATTTTGTGAACTAGTGCGTTTTTTAAAAATCGTTTTGGTCGGAATTGAATTGGAGAAACTTTAAATAATTTTTTTGAAGACTATTCAATCTATTTTGAAATAGGACAACAGAACTTTTCATTTGAATTCCAAGGTTTTACATATGAAGCTACTATTTGGCCTTTAAAAAATTGTATAAGCATTAAGGACGTAACTTTTGAAAAACAATTAGAAAAAATTTATAGGGATCAGCTATCTGTTATTGGAGAGATGGAAATTGATAATTACCAGCTTTATAATTCAATTCTTTCAGAAGAAGAAATTTATAAAGTTAACCAAGAATTTATTTCTATTCTTGATGAGTTAGTGGTAAATTACAATTTTACATATAGACAATATACAAGTGGTAAGTTTATAATTTTCACTAACAAAGAATCAATTGATAAAATGTCTAAAATTAATTTTAGTTTTTTATCAAGAATTCATAATGTTTTAAGTGAATCAAAAACAAATAATATTTTAGTATCGGTATCTGCTGGTTTTGCAGTTGGCTTTAAGAATCTTTGAGAAAAAACAGAACAAGCGAAAAGTGCTCTTTTACAGGCTCAAAGCCGCGGTGGTGACCAAGTTGCAATATTTTCAAAAAATGAAAATCCTAAATATTTTGGTTCTTCAAGTGAGATTTTATATGACATTAGTAGAACAAAAATCAAAAGTCTAGCAAATAATATAGAGCAAAAATTAAAGAGTCCAAAGATAAAGAAAGTTATTTGCTATGGGCATGCAAATGCTGACTTAGATGCTATTGGTGCATCGCTTGGTATTTGAACTCTTGCAAAGCAATTTAATAAAGAAGCTTATATTTGTTCAACAACCCAAGATAGTACAACTTCTAAAGCAATTGAAAAATTAATTCCTGATGCAGAATATGATGAAATATTTATAAAACCTCAAGCAGCTAACAAAATCACAGATGATCAAACTCTTGTATTTTTACTTGATAATTCAGACATTAAAAGAACTGATAATAAGGATTGTATAACTAATACGAAAGTTAATAATATTTTTATATTGGATCACCATAGATTAGGATCTAGTGTAGATTTTTGTCCAAAAATGAATCGTTATATTGATTCAGCTGCTTCAAGTACATCTGAAATAGTTACAGAAATTCTAATGTTTGTACAGAAAAAGATTAAACTTCAACATTTCATATCTCAAATGTTGTTAAATGGTATTTATTTAGATACATTACAATTTACCAAACACGTTAGTTCAAGGACATTTTCGGCTGCAGCATGACTTGAAGAAAGAGGTGCTGATTCTTCTAAAAGTAGTGAATCACTTAAAATGGATGCATCTACTTGAGAACAAATTAATGACTTACTTATGAATATACAAGAAGTTAAGCCTTATTACTATTTAGCTTACAAGGACGTAGCACTATCAAATGATGTGATTTCGATAGCAGCAGAAGAAATTTTAAAAATTAGCGGAAGAAAAGCAGCCTTTGTTGTAGCAAAATTAAAAGGTACAAACATTTATAAAATGAGTGCAAGAGGTCTTGGTGTTAATGTACAATTAATAGCAGAAGCTGTTGGTGGTGGTGGGCACTATGGCACAGCCGCTGCAACAACAATTGAAGATTTTGAAACATTTATAAATAACATTAAACATGCGATTGTGAGTGAGAAAAATGAAAGTAATACTTATTAA
- the rplI gene encoding 50S ribosomal protein L9, with protein MKVILIKDCKDGQANTIIEVSNGYGSNFLVKKGFGVPYNEITKKQLEKRLSALTAQEMEKRSEALLLKESLEKQTLKFTMDANIDANGNLNVHGAVSTKEIVKSLAQLGYKLDKYAVQKVHLVSNGEHLIDVVVYKDIIAKLKVVLLINVK; from the coding sequence ATGAAAGTAATACTTATTAAAGACTGCAAAGACGGTCAAGCTAATACAATAATTGAAGTTTCAAATGGTTATGGATCAAACTTTTTGGTTAAAAAAGGATTCGGCGTTCCATACAATGAAATTACTAAAAAACAACTTGAAAAAAGATTGAGTGCGCTAACAGCACAAGAGATGGAAAAACGTTCTGAAGCTCTTTTATTGAAGGAATCTTTAGAAAAACAAACTTTAAAGTTTACAATGGATGCCAATATTGATGCTAATGGCAATTTAAATGTTCATGGTGCAGTTTCGACAAAAGAAATTGTTAAATCTTTAGCCCAATTAGGCTATAAATTAGATAAATATGCCGTTCAAAAAGTTCATTTGGTATCTAATGGAGAGCATTTAATTGATGTTGTAGTTTATAAAGATATAATTGCAAAATTGAAGGTGGTTTTATTAATCAATGTCAAATAA